Proteins encoded together in one Dermacentor variabilis isolate Ectoservices chromosome 2, ASM5094787v1, whole genome shotgun sequence window:
- the LOC142570998 gene encoding uncharacterized protein LOC142570998 has protein sequence MRQVNTLIVACICTFWFTSPPVFGDSNTETQDDVSDIMKVFETHPYGVAIFDIDNDGDLDCLTAVRTKFDNDGPTADYVWLLKGLNGHVKKNITYHFEKGDAPDKAFVTVDDDDRQNQEARAIYADYQTCAVLDIPYNGKPECTLWTTDEVKDNVPSQCTEQYKKNCEVEVVVYDKESCSQV, from the exons ATGCGGCAAGTGAATACGTTGATCGTAGCGTGTATCTGCACCTTTTGGTTCACATCGCCGCCTGTTTTCGGTGATTCCAATACAGAGACACAAGATGACGTCTCAGATATAATGAAG GTTTTTGAGACGCATCCCTACGGCGTCGCCATATTCGACATTGACAATGATGGAGATCTCGATTGTCTGACCGCTGTCCGAACGAAATTTGATAACGATGGACCAACTGCTGATTATGTCTGGCTACTCAAGGGCCTGAATGGCCATGTGAA GAAGAACATCACGTACCACTTCGAGAAAGGAGACGCACCGGACAAGGCATTCGTCACTGTCGATGACG ATGACCGTCAAAACCAGGAAGCAAGAGCCATCTATGCCGACTACCAGACGTGCGCCGTGTTGGACATTCCATATAACGGGAAGCCAG AGTGCACCCTGTGGACTACGGACGAAGTCAAAGACAATGTTCCAAGTCAATGTACCGAGCAATACAAAAAGAACTGCGAGGTAGAAGTTGTGGTCTATGATAAGGAGTCTTGCAGTCAAGTATAA